One genomic window of Verrucomicrobiia bacterium includes the following:
- the rpsT gene encoding 30S ribosomal protein S20, whose protein sequence is MPNTKSAERRTRANERKRLNNRRTISRVRKAEKDYLAAVAAGKKEDAVKALRATASAYDKAVKTGVVKRGTADRKKSRLTLSLNKLK, encoded by the coding sequence ATGCCGAATACGAAATCAGCAGAGCGGCGCACCCGCGCCAATGAGCGCAAGCGCCTGAACAATCGCCGGACCATTTCCCGCGTCCGCAAGGCAGAGAAGGATTATCTGGCCGCCGTGGCGGCCGGAAAGAAGGAAGACGCCGTGAAGGCGCTCCGCGCCACCGCATCCGCCTACGACAAGGCCGTCAAGACCGGCGTGGTCAAGCGCGGCACGGCGGACCGCAAAAAGTCCCGCCTGACGCTGAGCCTCAACAAGCTGAAGTAG
- a CDS encoding family 10 glycosylhydrolase — protein MSSATNEIVRHMFHSLCAQALLLLRPPASFRGRFKRLSLTGLALWFAGFAPAESYRITGTLAPAIPREFRGMWVATVGNSCWPSKPGLTTAQQKAELIVLLDRAVELNLNAVIFQVRPACDALYKSDLEPWSEYLTGEQGKAPSPFYDPLEFAIAEAHQRGLELHAWFNPYRARHKSAKSPIARDHIIRTHPELVRKYGAYYWLDPGDPAVRAYSLRVVMDVVRRYDVDGVHFDDYFYPYAEKDAAGNDLPFPDDASWKKFGASSGLSRDDWRRRNVDEFIQSVDRAIHAAKPQVRFGISPFGIWRPKNPPGIEGFDAYGKLYADARKWLREGWCDYLAPQLYWAIDSKAQSFPVLLNWWSEQNPRRRHLWPGLNSLKVGSGWPASEIGRQIEIIRKQPGADGEIHWSAMALMNNAALRTALKQGVYREPALIPASPWLDGTAPTRPAASVLIDGAKATATWAASGSEKPWLWVVQSKQYGDWKTDILPGHKSALHFALKPELVAVTAVDRCGNASPSVVLRLAK, from the coding sequence ATGTCTAGCGCCACCAATGAGATAGTGCGCCACATGTTTCACTCGTTGTGCGCCCAAGCGCTCCTGTTGCTAAGGCCGCCGGCTTCGTTCCGGGGGCGGTTCAAGCGGCTGTCATTGACCGGGCTTGCCCTGTGGTTTGCCGGGTTCGCCCCGGCCGAAAGTTACCGCATCACCGGCACGCTGGCACCGGCCATTCCGCGGGAGTTCCGGGGCATGTGGGTGGCCACCGTGGGCAACTCGTGCTGGCCGTCCAAGCCCGGTCTGACGACGGCCCAGCAAAAGGCCGAATTGATCGTCCTGCTTGACCGGGCCGTCGAACTGAATCTCAACGCGGTCATTTTTCAAGTGCGGCCCGCGTGCGACGCGCTTTACAAATCCGACTTGGAACCGTGGTCGGAATACCTCACCGGCGAACAGGGCAAGGCGCCCTCCCCTTTTTATGATCCGCTGGAATTTGCGATTGCCGAAGCCCACCAACGCGGCCTGGAACTGCATGCCTGGTTCAACCCTTACCGGGCGCGCCACAAAAGCGCCAAATCGCCCATCGCGCGCGATCACATCATTCGCACCCATCCTGAGCTGGTCCGCAAGTATGGCGCGTATTACTGGCTCGATCCCGGCGACCCGGCCGTGCGCGCCTATTCGTTGCGGGTGGTGATGGACGTGGTGCGCCGCTACGACGTGGATGGCGTTCACTTCGATGATTACTTCTATCCGTATGCCGAAAAGGACGCCGCCGGGAATGATTTGCCGTTCCCCGACGACGCCAGCTGGAAAAAGTTCGGCGCGTCATCCGGCTTGAGCCGCGACGACTGGCGCCGCCGCAACGTCGATGAGTTCATCCAGAGTGTTGATCGCGCCATCCACGCGGCCAAACCGCAGGTGCGTTTCGGGATCAGTCCGTTCGGCATCTGGCGCCCGAAAAACCCGCCCGGCATCGAAGGCTTCGACGCCTACGGGAAACTGTATGCAGATGCGCGGAAGTGGTTGCGCGAAGGCTGGTGCGATTACCTGGCACCGCAACTTTACTGGGCCATTGACTCGAAGGCGCAGAGCTTTCCCGTGTTGTTGAACTGGTGGAGCGAACAGAATCCCCGGCGGCGACATCTCTGGCCCGGCCTCAATTCGCTCAAGGTGGGCAGCGGCTGGCCGGCCAGCGAAATCGGACGGCAAATCGAAATCATCCGGAAGCAGCCCGGGGCCGATGGCGAGATTCACTGGAGCGCCATGGCCTTGATGAACAATGCGGCCCTGCGAACGGCTCTGAAGCAGGGTGTCTATCGCGAACCCGCGCTGATCCCGGCCAGTCCCTGGCTTGATGGCACGGCGCCGACCCGGCCGGCGGCATCGGTGCTGATTGATGGCGCCAAGGCCACCGCAACGTGGGCCGCTTCGGGCTCCGAAAAGCCGTGGCTCTGGGTGGTGCAGTCCAAGCAGTATGGTGATTGGAAAACGGACATTCTGCCGGGCCACAAAAGCGCGCTCCATTTTGCCCTGAAACCGGAGCTGGTGGCGGTGACCGCCGTGGATCGCTGTGGCAATGCGAGCCCGTCCGTCGTGTTGCGCCTCGCAAAATGA